One Campylobacter sputorum subsp. sputorum DNA segment encodes these proteins:
- a CDS encoding TonB-dependent receptor domain-containing protein: MRLFGCLKLFSFFVIVNYVYANELKFDALDVSGSEISSEVKPFVTPGAVSHRSDISDNTQSLDSIVRSMPGSYTNTDQSQGTLQVNLRGVTGLGRVNTTIDGVTQTFFGTAADNGKFHLGQGTLGSSSFGAPIDQNFIVGVDIEKGTFSGGNGGLMGSANFRTIGVDDVVRDGNIFGFYGKYSYGSNKIGPNYMGTLASKVELEDDASLGFLFGYSGKKISQNYKTGNGDNIGGLNHEDDDGENEYISPFDPKSLTQRPKGYLSKIEFAPNSENKAILTYRGYKNDLAGRDITNNSYQLNYNYNPYSDFINFDLLLAYNDGKQKYSKDGTIYSNPHLTKDGNLVANNKAFTFDMSNTFLYKIVDIDARSKFGLNYLNNEYKNNLEDGGESANWSAEATPFQPRGKGKNTTLYLDNEFKYDIFTLSSNLNLYRWNLNGHKPECYRNPNCFPKAAVDIDKDGTEFNYSLIGSLNLHDLFSPFLSYSKTTRPPTPQEMFFADSFGDGVNPFLKPEEAKTWQIGFNSYKDDLFAQDDKFGFKALYYNTKVDDFIYNRSFADDKANRWTLHLNHYDEVYFKGYEVELNYDMNILYIIASYSYQKSNQPINETYGNDMFGLGKITELPRDYATIDLGTRFFNKKLNIGMIAKYTGKAKRVDRDSDARVDEDDSLSQRKSQDLPSIPTVYDLYAIYKPNDKFTFKFEVQNLTDKNYMDALNAYNSAEPEILDKNENDIYLFPNKARGRTFLASFSYRF; this comes from the coding sequence ATGAGATTATTTGGTTGTTTAAAATTATTTAGCTTTTTTGTTATAGTAAATTATGTTTATGCAAATGAGCTTAAATTTGATGCTTTGGATGTTTCTGGATCTGAGATAAGTAGCGAAGTTAAGCCATTTGTTACTCCTGGTGCTGTAAGTCATAGAAGCGATATATCAGACAATACTCAAAGTCTTGATTCGATAGTTAGATCAATGCCTGGAAGCTACACAAATACAGACCAAAGTCAAGGAACATTACAAGTAAATTTGCGTGGTGTAACAGGTCTTGGTAGAGTTAATACAACTATAGATGGAGTAACTCAGACTTTTTTTGGTACAGCAGCCGATAATGGCAAATTTCATTTAGGACAAGGAACGCTTGGTTCTTCTTCTTTTGGAGCTCCGATAGATCAAAATTTTATAGTTGGTGTTGATATAGAAAAAGGAACTTTTAGTGGAGGAAATGGTGGGCTTATGGGTTCTGCAAATTTTAGAACTATAGGCGTAGATGATGTTGTAAGAGATGGAAATATATTTGGATTTTATGGAAAATATAGTTATGGTTCAAATAAGATAGGACCAAATTATATGGGAACTTTAGCTTCTAAAGTAGAGTTAGAAGATGATGCTAGTTTGGGATTTTTGTTTGGATATAGTGGTAAGAAAATTTCTCAAAACTATAAAACTGGAAACGGAGATAATATAGGCGGATTAAACCATGAAGATGATGATGGAGAGAATGAATATATAAGTCCATTTGACCCAAAATCTCTTACTCAGCGTCCAAAAGGTTATCTTTCTAAAATAGAATTTGCTCCTAATAGCGAAAATAAAGCTATTTTAACATACAGGGGGTATAAAAATGATCTAGCTGGAAGAGATATAACTAACAACTCTTATCAGTTAAATTATAACTATAATCCTTATAGTGATTTTATAAATTTTGATTTATTGCTTGCATACAATGATGGTAAGCAAAAATATAGTAAAGATGGCACAATATATTCAAATCCGCATTTAACAAAAGATGGAAATTTGGTTGCAAATAATAAAGCTTTTACTTTTGATATGTCAAATACATTTTTATATAAAATTGTGGATATAGACGCAAGATCTAAATTTGGATTAAATTACTTAAATAATGAGTATAAAAATAATCTAGAAGATGGTGGAGAAAGTGCTAACTGGTCTGCGGAAGCAACACCTTTTCAGCCAAGAGGAAAAGGAAAAAATACAACATTATATTTAGATAATGAGTTTAAATATGATATTTTTACTTTATCATCAAATTTAAATTTATATAGATGGAATTTAAATGGGCATAAACCAGAGTGTTATCGCAATCCAAACTGTTTTCCAAAAGCAGCAGTTGATATAGACAAAGATGGCACTGAGTTTAATTATTCTTTAATCGGCTCACTTAATTTACACGATCTGTTTAGTCCATTTTTAAGCTATTCTAAAACAACAAGACCACCAACACCACAAGAGATGTTTTTTGCTGATTCTTTTGGCGATGGTGTAAATCCTTTTTTAAAGCCAGAAGAGGCTAAAACTTGGCAAATAGGTTTTAATAGTTATAAGGATGATTTATTTGCCCAAGATGATAAATTTGGCTTTAAAGCCCTTTATTACAATACCAAAGTTGATGATTTTATATATAATCGATCTTTTGCAGACGATAAAGCAAATAGATGGACACTTCATCTAAATCACTACGATGAGGTATATTTTAAAGGTTATGAGGTAGAGTTAAATTATGATATGAATATATTGTATATAATAGCAAGCTATTCTTATCAAAAATCAAATCAACCGATTAATGAAACATACGGAAATGATATGTTTGGTTTAGGAAAAATAACCGAACTTCCAAGGGATTATGCGACTATTGATTTAGGAACGAGATTTTTTAATAAAAAATTAAACATAGGTATGATAGCTAAATACACAGGAAAAGCAAAGAGAGTTGATAGGGATAGTGATGCAAGAGTTGATGAAGATGATTCATTATCTCAGAGAAAATCGCAAGATCTTCCAAGCATACCTACGGTTTATGATTTGTATGCTATTTACAAGCCAAATGATAAATTTACATTTAAATTTGAAGTGCAAAACTTAACAGATAAAAATTACATGGATGCTTTAAATGCTTACAATTCAGCTGAGCCAGAAATTTTAGATAAAAATGAAAACGATATATATCTATTTCCAAATAAAGCTCGTGGCAGAACATTTTTAGCAAGTTTTTCATATAGGTTTTAA
- a CDS encoding MotA/TolQ/ExbB proton channel family protein, which yields MKIFKIFIAIFLIFNVSFCDERLMLDTNDSILSSNALENNHSSELSIMSLYENAHIVVKVVIYILVFFSIITWCVFIVKFIAFSCAFRRIKKDERFLKKLQSLDDEIILYKKSYLLLMINEVKDEILKSKVVDKDLKNRIKFRLEIQINKFTSIIKYGISLLASIGAVSPFIGLFGTVWGIMNSFTSIAASDNVSLSVVAPGIAEALFATALGLIAAIPAVLFYNYFTKLSSRFSEKISYLVSDLYIISDREISKKDSHVDI from the coding sequence ATGAAAATATTTAAAATTTTTATAGCAATTTTTTTGATTTTTAATGTTAGTTTTTGTGATGAAAGATTAATGCTTGATACCAATGATAGTATTTTAAGCTCAAATGCTTTGGAAAATAATCATTCATCAGAGTTATCAATAATGTCTTTGTATGAAAATGCTCACATAGTAGTTAAAGTCGTGATATATATATTAGTATTTTTTTCTATTATAACTTGGTGTGTATTTATAGTAAAATTTATCGCATTTTCTTGTGCTTTTAGAAGAATTAAAAAAGATGAAAGATTTTTAAAAAAATTACAAAGTTTGGATGATGAAATAATTTTGTATAAAAAAAGCTATCTTTTGTTAATGATAAATGAAGTAAAAGACGAGATTTTAAAGAGCAAAGTCGTAGATAAAGATCTTAAAAATCGTATAAAATTTAGACTGGAAATTCAGATAAACAAATTCACAAGTATTATAAAATATGGCATTTCTTTGCTTGCTAGCATAGGGGCAGTTTCGCCATTTATAGGTCTATTTGGTACAGTTTGGGGGATAATGAATAGCTTTACTTCAATAGCAGCTAGTGATAATGTTAGTTTGAGTGTTGTAGCTCCAGGTATTGCAGAAGCACTTTTTGCGACAGCTCTAGGGCTTATCGCTGCTATACCGGCTGTTTTATTTTATAATTATTTTACAAAGCTATCATCAAGATTTTCAGAAAAAATTTCATACTTAGTTAGTGATTTATATATCATAAGTGATAGAGAAATTTCTAAAAAGGATAGCCATGTTGACATATGA
- a CDS encoding biopolymer transporter ExbD, translated as MLTYEKDKELSEINVTPFIDVMLVLLIIFMVVAPLATASVKVELPSVASKSTSDEKDPTIIYINDKHEIYVGNKLANSENLISFLDQKTNNNKNDIVYFHIDKSVSYEILMKTIENVKNANYSKIALTSGIDKSANE; from the coding sequence ATGTTGACATATGAAAAAGATAAAGAGTTAAGTGAGATAAATGTAACCCCGTTTATAGATGTTATGCTTGTTTTATTGATTATTTTTATGGTAGTTGCACCGCTTGCGACTGCGTCTGTTAAGGTTGAGTTGCCAAGTGTTGCAAGTAAATCAACTAGCGATGAAAAAGATCCTACCATTATTTATATAAACGATAAGCATGAAATATATGTTGGAAATAAATTAGCAAATAGTGAAAATTTGATATCTTTTCTTGATCAAAAAACTAATAACAATAAAAATGATATAGTTTATTTTCATATCGATAAAAGTGTATCTTATGAAATTTTGATGAAAACTATAGAAAATGTAAAAAATGCGAATTATTCTAAAATAGCTTTAACATCAGGAATTGATAAATCGGCAAATGAATAG
- a CDS encoding energy transducer TonB family protein: protein MNSIRLWIFGFFVSCCIHFFIFWIVFYNKDIVLSDSLNAKQGDKFESIMIVSNLPIGELKQTSPNLIKGQKTEEKTEEKENKNEKNIQKNKKKKEPKKIKSNVLQDSEMKVSKKNNKNQEEKQKQNSNFAKKEIPQNNTNSPVNSSMQDNVATAPIKGSGKNVTTPLPGSSNLKSTQISWQGLVFSKLNKFKRYPNQALIDKQEGIIKVKVTLDKDGNVIDKLISNPCKYDILNKEALELFDRASPFPKPPKEFLKNQIVRFEIPIEFNIKKYKKTKF, encoded by the coding sequence ATGAATAGCATTAGGTTGTGGATATTTGGTTTTTTTGTATCTTGCTGTATTCATTTTTTTATATTTTGGATTGTTTTTTATAACAAAGATATTGTTTTATCAGATTCTTTAAACGCAAAGCAAGGAGATAAATTTGAATCAATAATGATAGTATCAAATTTACCAATAGGCGAGCTTAAACAAACTTCGCCAAATTTAATCAAAGGTCAAAAAACAGAAGAAAAAACGGAAGAAAAAGAAAATAAAAATGAAAAAAATATACAAAAAAATAAGAAGAAAAAAGAGCCAAAAAAGATAAAATCCAATGTTTTACAAGACTCCGAAATGAAAGTATCTAAAAAAAATAATAAAAATCAAGAGGAAAAACAGAAGCAAAATAGTAATTTTGCTAAAAAAGAAATACCACAAAATAATACTAATTCGCCAGTAAATTCTAGTATGCAAGACAATGTGGCAACTGCACCCATAAAAGGTAGTGGCAAAAATGTAACAACGCCTCTACCTGGTTCATCAAATTTAAAATCAACACAAATATCTTGGCAAGGGTTGGTTTTTTCCAAGTTAAATAAATTTAAACGATATCCAAATCAAGCTCTTATCGACAAGCAAGAGGGTATTATAAAAGTCAAAGTAACATTAGATAAGGATGGTAATGTTATTGATAAGTTGATTTCAAATCCTTGTAAATATGATATATTAAATAAAGAAGCATTAGAGCTTTTTGATAGAGCTTCGCCTTTTCCAAAACCGCCAAAAGAGTTTTTGAAAAATCAGATTGTAAGATTTGAAATACCTATAGAATTTAACATAAAAAAATACAAAAAAACAAAATTTTAA
- a CDS encoding DUF2470 domain-containing protein: protein MKENFLKYMNEKHSDIITALYKKYGNTQTSVGVKLSDVDENGIFIEYQDNVIQIPFEKKITDPLEYEDAIIKLCSNTKNTKDFSKIEESLIKFIDSKKTVIISSYNDGTCVSSYAPFVREDNKIFITISKIAPHFKSLSIDKNVSLMFIQDEKDAFSIFARLRATFCVTPKFHYEQDIKDKIFDKFVDLYPDDASISFIRNMSDFCVVEFELLSKGRYVKGFGAAFDLEGLKVIKQAGSTNPHSYKR from the coding sequence ATGAAAGAAAATTTTTTAAAATACATGAATGAAAAACATTCAGATATCATCACTGCTTTGTATAAAAAATATGGCAATACTCAAACAAGTGTCGGTGTTAAACTATCAGATGTTGATGAAAATGGTATTTTTATAGAGTATCAAGACAATGTTATACAAATTCCATTTGAAAAAAAGATTACAGATCCTTTAGAATACGAAGATGCTATTATTAAACTTTGTTCAAATACAAAAAATACAAAAGATTTTTCCAAGATTGAAGAATCTTTAATAAAATTTATAGATAGCAAAAAAACGGTTATAATTTCTAGTTATAATGATGGGACTTGCGTAAGTTCTTATGCTCCATTTGTTAGAGAGGATAATAAAATTTTTATTACTATTTCAAAAATAGCACCACATTTTAAAAGCCTTAGTATAGATAAAAATGTATCTTTGATGTTTATACAAGATGAAAAAGACGCATTTAGTATTTTTGCAAGACTAAGAGCTACTTTTTGTGTAACGCCTAAATTTCACTATGAGCAAGATATAAAAGATAAAATATTTGATAAATTTGTTGATTTATACCCAGATGATGCGTCTATATCTTTTATAAGAAATATGAGTGATTTTTGTGTAGTTGAGTTTGAGCTTTTAAGTAAAGGCAGATATGTTAAGGGATTTGGTGCTGCGTTTGATTTAGAGGGATTAAAGGTAATAAAACAAGCAGGCTCCACAAATCCACATAGCTATAAAAGATAA
- a CDS encoding flavodoxin family protein: MRNLVIYASKTGNTKKVAMAIANSLGYELISVDEIENLNGVNNIIFGFYIDKGDMSDNAKRVALMIKNRKIGLFMTLGASANSDHAKECFSKAKDEFIKNGCEIGGEFFCQGAIDPELIAWMRANLGDKITPQKEEGWKNAASHPDKEDLKNAVLAFMDFN; this comes from the coding sequence ATGAGAAATTTAGTAATCTATGCATCAAAAACCGGTAACACAAAAAAAGTTGCAATGGCTATAGCAAATAGCCTTGGTTATGAGTTAATAAGCGTTGATGAGATTGAAAATTTAAATGGAGTTAATAACATTATCTTTGGATTTTACATAGATAAAGGTGATATGAGTGATAATGCTAAGCGTGTAGCTTTAATGATTAAAAACCGAAAAATTGGACTTTTTATGACATTAGGTGCAAGTGCTAATAGTGATCACGCAAAAGAGTGCTTTTCAAAAGCAAAAGATGAGTTTATCAAAAATGGCTGTGAGATTGGCGGAGAGTTTTTTTGTCAAGGTGCGATTGATCCTGAATTGATAGCTTGGATGAGAGCAAATTTGGGAGATAAAATTACCCCGCAAAAAGAAGAAGGCTGGAAAAATGCTGCATCTCATCCGGACAAAGAGGATTTAAAAAATGCAGTTCTAGCCTTTATGGATTTTAACTAA
- a CDS encoding radical SAM protein, translated as MFNKRIKGHHRGKFGKPIMTDEKEFENFLNTQPEDENAILYFHIPFCDNICSFCNLNRSKLDGELEEYTEFLINSIKHYARFPYIKGKNFKSIYFGGGTPTILKESQLERVLTAINTNFHIDKNAEFSSESTLHNLNLNKLKLMQNLGINRYSIGIQTFSNKGRKLLNRVGDKNSAIKKLSQIKENFSGLVCTDIIYNYPNQSLEEVVEDAKILKNLEIDSSSFYSLQFHEGSAFLKQNDPNYYRLETDKMLHNAFLEEMLKGDYEVLEYTKINKINRDRYLYIRLSHKGVDILPIGIGAGGRLGNYSIFNMKKDIKMISKTNEVALKFAQFSALFQYENINLNIIKSYLDDETFEKEFKFFKECENFGYLKIDEGCLKFNIDGIFWGNTIASKAIDLANEYFLKIYENKGKI; from the coding sequence ATGTTTAACAAAAGAATAAAAGGTCATCATAGAGGTAAATTTGGAAAACCTATTATGACTGATGAAAAAGAATTTGAGAATTTTTTAAACACGCAACCAGAAGATGAGAATGCGATTTTATATTTTCACATACCATTTTGTGATAATATCTGTTCATTTTGTAATTTAAATCGTAGCAAACTTGATGGAGAACTTGAAGAATACACCGAATTTTTGATAAATAGCATAAAACACTATGCTAGGTTTCCTTACATAAAAGGTAAAAATTTTAAAAGCATTTATTTTGGAGGAGGAACCCCAACTATACTCAAAGAATCCCAGCTAGAAAGAGTTTTAACAGCTATAAACACAAATTTTCACATTGATAAAAACGCTGAGTTTAGTAGCGAGAGCACTCTTCACAACCTAAACTTAAATAAATTAAAACTAATGCAAAATTTGGGTATAAATCGTTATAGCATTGGCATTCAAACATTTAGCAATAAAGGGCGAAAACTTTTAAATAGAGTTGGAGATAAAAATAGTGCTATAAAAAAACTAAGTCAGATTAAAGAGAATTTTAGCGGTCTAGTTTGCACTGATATAATTTATAACTACCCAAATCAAAGTTTAGAAGAGGTGGTAGAAGATGCTAAAATTTTAAAAAATTTAGAAATTGATAGTTCCAGTTTTTACTCACTTCAATTTCACGAAGGCTCAGCATTTTTAAAACAAAATGATCCGAATTATTACCGCTTAGAAACAGATAAAATGCTTCATAATGCATTTTTAGAAGAAATGCTAAAAGGTGATTATGAAGTGCTTGAATACACAAAAATTAATAAAATCAACCGCGATAGATACCTATATATCAGACTTTCACACAAAGGTGTAGATATTTTGCCAATTGGAATTGGAGCTGGTGGAAGACTTGGAAATTATAGTATTTTTAATATGAAAAAAGATATAAAAATGATTTCAAAGACAAATGAAGTTGCGCTAAAATTTGCTCAATTTTCGGCACTTTTTCAATATGAAAATATAAATTTAAACATAATAAAAAGTTATTTAGATGATGAAACTTTTGAAAAAGAGTTTAAATTTTTCAAAGAGTGTGAAAATTTTGGGTATTTAAAAATAGATGAGGGATGTTTGAAATTTAATATTGATGGGATATTTTGGGGAAACACAATAGCATCAAAAGCAATAGATTTAGCAAATGAATATTTTTTAAAAATTTATGAAAACAAAGGAAAAATATGA